From the Sardina pilchardus chromosome 11, fSarPil1.1, whole genome shotgun sequence genome, the window TTAATTACAAATCTATAATGCAAAAATAAGTGATCGCTTATATATTCACTCCCTTCAAGTCAGCATTTAGTAGATGCACCTTTGGCCGCAATTAAAACCTGCATTGACTCTCGGTTAGGCTTGCATATCTGGATATTGCCATTTTACTCCATTTTCTTTGCAAAACTGCTCAATCTTTGTCAGGTTGGGAGGGGGTTGGGTGTGAACAGCCTATTTCAAGTTCAGCCAGAGTTTCTCTAGGATTGAGGTCTGGGCTTTAACTCAGCCACTCCAGAACATTCACATTGTGGCCTTTAAACCATTCTGTGCAGTTTTCACTGTATGCTCTCCCAAGTCATAGTTGCAGACTGAATCAGATTGTCACCCATGATTTCCTTATATTTTGCTGAATTGATTTAATTTTAAAGAGCCTGTTGTCAAGAAATATCCCCACAGCGTGATGCTACCACCACCATTCTTCAAATTAGGGATTGGTGCGTTGTTGGTGATATGCTTGATGTCCAccaaacatacagtagtatataGCCTGCTGGTCAATAAGCTAAATTAGATCTCATCAGACTAAATAACCTTCACTTACACTTTACTTTAAGGTATCTACATAatagtgacatgacactgtcatgaatgtgtcataaactttataaacaaatgtttatgacaacgcttctgtcattaagtgtcattcagtttttgtcatgacaagttagcgttagggttagggttagggttagtgttATGGTAagaggttagggttaaggttagggttcatgtgtcatgacagtgtcaagCCACtcgtatatactgtagataccttcaagtaaagtgttaccaaatctTCTTCCATTTGACCTGGGAGTCTCCCACATATCTTTGGGTGAACTTAGATTAAGAGCTTTGCCAATCACCTATAGAGATTTGATTTCAGGAATACTGATTGACCAGTCAGTGACCAGACCTTCTAGATGTAATTGCCTTTACATGTCTAGACAATACATCCCCATTTCACTAATTGTGAGACTATTGGCAGGACCGCTGTTGATTTAGATCGGTCACTTTAAGGGGCGAATATTATATTAATGCAATCGCTCATTTTGCATCAAATATTCATAATCAATTTAAATTACTTCATAGAAATCGGCTTTCACATATATTCAAATATGTGAAAATATTCAATGTATTAAAGCAATAAAAGGGGCCATATCTAAGGGGGGGGGGTActttttataggcactgtacatatGTATGGTGTCAAGGACCGCTTGGCTCACAGCAGACCCGACATAAATGGGGAGACCACACCGTAGTGTTCAATGtataaatgatatttatttacataagaaaagtcagtatatgttatttaagcaaagtgtaatgcaatatgttgtctaggggtaacaataaatataactaaacaaaagctaaacgCAACGAAGACGAAGGGAGTTCTCCGCAAAGAGCTATGCAGTCGGAGAGGGCTCTCTCATGTTCTCCTCAACGTATCACGCCACCAAATGCGCcaaagcagagagcagagagcagcagcaagcagcaagcagtaagtagagagagagcagccatcgAAAACCCAGGCCTTATAGTCCAGCCCATTAAGTCCTAGGCGCCACCCTTCCACTCAGCACCCTGCAGGACATAGAAATAGGAAACACGTAGAATGAAGGGGCGGAGCCCCAGCAAATGTCAGACTCCTAAACAGTCCTAAGACCCAGGGTCTTAACAGTACCCCCCCCTTCAAAACAGAGGCCCACCTAAGTGGGACTCTGCGCTAGTCAATAACACAaatatttaaacaaacaaaaaacaataaagtATTTCCAGGCATAACATCAATCCTTAGTCCaccataatgtacagtataacccaAAACCCCACTACACAACCTTAGTCTAGATGtcacaccaaccaccaccaagTGCATTTCCCAATCTCATTTTCCCCATACCCCCAAacctccacttcctgttccaccaGCAATCCTGGTACCTTGGAAAGCACTTTTAAGATGAACAGCAGAAAAGGTAACAGGAACAGAAGTCATGAGACAGGAATTATTCAAGTAGTAAGGTTGCAAAACATTGGGGTTGTGTAATGTGTGCAGGTATGTTAGAGGGTTATGGTCTAAAACACCACCAATGACCATCACCCACTCCTACATACGCATCAAAATGTTCGAAGGCCCACACGACAAAACCGCCGAAGCGTTAGGGCATCACCAACACCCATGTCGCGTTCCATGATTTTGCGTCTGTCAAGGCAAACGCGACAAAAACGGCGACGCATTTGCGGGGCATCACCAACATCCATGTTAACCTCAGGTGGTGGCGGCATCTCTGGCCACACTCGCCCTCCTGCCAAATTATTCCCCAAAATCACGTCAACTCCCTCTACAGGCAACGACGGACTAACAGCCAAAACAACATCTGCCTTCACAAGCTCGGACTCCAAAGCTACCTGATGCAGCGGAACAGAGATTGTCTTCATCCCAAAACCTCGGATACGGACAGAAGAACCGGTGTCGGACTTATCAGAAAAAGGCAAGATGGATTTCAATATGAAGGATTCTGACGCTCCAGTGTCGCGCAAAACACGCACCGGCACTCTCTCATCGCTCCCAATCATTGCAACATAACCTTTCGTGATGAACGGGTTGTGGACCTCACCAACACCTCTATAAACAGGCAGTTGTTCTGAAAACATCCCCtccctggctgtgtcagcactcTCACTTACTGAACACAACACAGTGGCATCACTACCTGAAGTGACATTGGATCGTCCACACAACCGCTTCTCATAACGCCCAACCCTTGTAGCACAACCAACACCCTTTGGTGGACACTTACCACGTCGCTTGTCCCGTAAAACAGGGCATTCATTTTTCCAGTGACCCTTCTGCAAACAGTAATTGCACATCTCGGACTCAATTTCCCTCATATCAGGATCATGTTTGGATGTACTAAAACGACGGGGCCGAAACACTTCGTCATTATGGACACCGAAACTTTGCTTGTGGACCAAAACATATTTATCAGCGAGCTCGGCTGCCTGAGCCGCTGTTTTAACATCGTTCTCATTAATATAAGTGACAATACGTTctggtaaaatgtttttgaaCTGTTCTAATAAAACCATTTCACACAACCCTGCAAACGTCTCTACTCCTTCAGCTGTACGCCAGCGATTAAACATCGCAGCCAACTCACGAACCACTTCCAAATGCGTTTGTTTATCGTTCTTATGCCAAGTTCTAAATCGTTGTCTGTATGCTTCAGGGACTAATTCATACGCTTTAAGGATAGCTTGTTTTACTACAGCATAATCTTTCCGCTGATCGTCCTCCAACGCAACATATGCCTCCTGGCCTCTGCACGAAATGACACTCTGCAAAAGCAATATGCGCTCCGAATCTCCCCAGCCATGATCGTCCGCAAGCACAtcaaacagagaaaagaaaatgtcGGGCTCGCGTTCATCAAACTTGGGCAGAAGTTTAGCCATACGAGATACCCTGTCTTGACGTGAAGAGGGAGAGCCAGGTATTTTCCCCTCATCAAGCAGGTTTAAACGCCGTTCTTCCTGCCGCATTTTGTCATACTCTAATTCCCTATCCTTTTCTCGTTCGCTCGCCAATAATTTGTCCCGTTCAAATTGCAATTCCAACAATTTCATCTGCTGGTCAAACGTTAACCCTGACGTGAGTTGAGGCGTTGAAGCCTGCACCACTGGCTCCGGATTAATCGATATTACCTCTCTTTCGCCCAGCTCATCCATAACTAACTGAAACAATGCGTCCTTCTTAACGCGTTTAGGAATACGTGATTCAAATCCGAAATGCTCCGCTACTTTAACAAGTTGCGCTTTAGTTAAAGTTTTTAAAGTATCTGCCGTAGGGGCGGCCAAAAACACACTTGTTTCCATTCAAGTACATTACAACCAAACGATTAGCTAAATAGCTCCAATACTAATGTTATGCCAAACAATACAAAACCAAATCCATACAAACTCTCGCTTttaactcacaaacacacacgtcttgACTAAAGTGGTTCCCGACACAATGAAGGACTAAAGATTTAGACTGGAGCACCCCACATCTAGTTCCCCCCGCAAAACAAAAGGCCTATTTCCAAACTCTAACTCTTCACGTGTCTTCGTGATTGAGCTGAATTCAGCCCCCCCTCGTTCAACacgcaaaaacaacaaataagcaGGAAAGAAACCAAAAGTTTTGGCGGTCTCACCTAAGGCAGGGTGTTCTCGTTGCTCCAAGGAAATCCAATTTGCTAATATTTCTCTCCTTTGTAGCAGAAACCACTGATTTACTAGACCAAACAAGACGTGAGCGCAAAAAGTTTGCTccaactacaaacacacaaatgatcCCGGTGGGACTCCCATGCGCATCATACTCAACTAACCAATCACTACGGGGGTTTCCCCAATTAAACATCAGCTGGCCTATTACGTTGCTGAAACTCACCAAAAATAGCAGCAACCCTTTGTGCGTTCGCAGGCACAAGGCACAACCAATTTTAACGCAAAAACATAAATCTCCGCGGCAAAAatctcccggacgagcccccacATGTCAAGGACCGCTTGGCTCACAGCAGACCCGACATAAATGGGGAGACCACACCGTAGTGTTCAATGtataaatgatatttatttacataagaaaagtcagtatatgttatttaagcaaagtgtaatgcaatatgttgtctaggggtaacaataaatataactaaacaaaagctaaacgCAACGAAGACGAAGGGAGTTCTCCGCAAAGAGCTATGCAGTCGGAGAGGGCTCTCTCATGTTCTCCTCAACGTATCACGCCACCAAATGCGCcaaagcagagagcagagagcagcagcaagcagcaagcagtaagtagagagagagcagccatcgAAAACCCAGGCCTTATAGTCCAGCCCATTAAGTCCTAGGCGCCACCCTTCCACTCAGCACCCTGCAGGACATAGAAATAGGAAACACGTAGAATGAAGGGGCGGAGCCCCAGCAAATGTCAGACTCCTAAACAGTCCTAAGACCCAGGGTCTTAACAATGGTAAAACAGTAAACAGCACACTGTGTCATTTGTCTGTTGATTTGAAAAGGTAAGGTGGCGGGGGACATCTTCCAGGACAACGCCATCCTCTCCAACCCTGTGGCAGGCCTGGTGGTGGGGATCCTGGTGACGGTGCTCGTCCAGAgctccagcacctccacctccatcgtCGTCAGCCTGGTGTCGTCCGGACGTGAGTGAACTGACCAAACCTACCTACCTAGGTCTTATCACTTGGGTGGAGGTAGTAGATTGTCGAAAATCACAGTAATTGTTCTCCTGACACATGCtgccaaactctctctcccaactCGTTCTCCGTCCTCCTGGTGCGCTGGAGTTTGACCAGTGAGTGACATTGATTAATGCAAGTCATATTGATTTAACAAAGTATGTAAAGGAAAAAACTTCTGACGGAGCTTCCTGGAACCAAACTGGTTTTTAGCTCCCGATGTACAAAAGTGGGCCAAACGTTTCTAAAGAGATAAAGAGTGGATACTGATAGAGTTCTTCATCTTAAGCCTGAGTTCCTAAAAAGCACCTAAGGTATGTGGGGTCCTATTGGGCGTCTGGGAGATCTGGACAGGCTATAAGCTAAGACCTGCTGGTGTCATGAGCAGCTCCAGCGCTTACTTCCTGTTCTGAGGCTGGGGCTAATTACCATTCACATCAGTGTTACGCTGCAGCCGCTGGGCGTGATTGCAATTACATCCCATCTCTAAAGTAAACGCCAAGTCCAGCACCTGCGGGCACCATAGCATCTCCCAAAGCCTGCTCCCGTTTCATTCTGTGGCTCCCAGAAAGAAAGCCTATTTCAGTCATCAAGCCACTTACAGCGAGAATGATTCATTTCCTTTGAACCATACCGAAGATATTGTAAGCATGGCATTCTTCATATCAGCACAGTTCCAGCAGCAAATTAAGGGATGTTGATCTTGCAGATGCTACAGATCATCTTTTATTAGATTCAGATGTACTAGACAAGAGTGTATCATCATCCTGTCTATCACAAACTATTTAATTATGGCTCTTCAAGTGGAAAATTAGCCGTCAAATCCACAAAATGTGTGTAATTTAATATGACATTTTTGTTTAAttgaattttgtgtgtgtgtgtgtgtgtgtgtgtgtgtgtgagtgtgtgagtgtgtgtgtgtgtgtgtgtgtgtgtgtgtgtgtgtgtgtgtgtgtgtgtgtgtgtgtgtgtgcgtacctgcgtgcctgcgtgtgcgtgtcatGCTTTTTGTACTAGTTCAAGTGCCTGTGTGACACCTCATATGTTTCAGGTCCATAACATTATCTTTATGCATTCACTAACATGGCTACACCCCTGATGTTGTGGTGTGGATAGGTGAGAGGTACTTGAAATAAACTGTgaatttgaaagaaaaaaaaacatctatgaCCTAGAACACTGCCTACTGTATGGGCCACTGGTAAATACCGGTAGACTCACAGGCATGATATTgtgttagattagattataatAGATTCAACTTCATTGTCATAACTATGTTGCCTTTTTTTATAACTGGTTATTTGAGTCATATTGGAGCCTTCAACCAGTTAACccaagaaagagataaagagctGGGAAAGCCATTTGTGTTAGCATCCATATAGCACTTTAGTATTATTCatgctctgtctttctgttgtgATCAGTGTGGATATTCTTTAaatttgtcattgtgtgtgtgtgtgtgtgtgtgtgtgtgtgtgtgtgtgtgtgtgcattaatgtAGTGCTTGAGGTGAGTGCAGCTGTTCCTATCATCATGGGCACCAATGTTGGAACATCTGTCACCAACACCATAGTGGCTCTGATGCAGGCTGGTGAGAGAAATGAATTCAAGAGGTGAGACTGTGTGTTTTCACAAAGCTGTATAGCAAGttaaacattacagtacacGATACGACAATATAATGTGTACTTAATACTTGTATTAAGTACTTCCTATTTATAATCCTTTTCATTATGTTTACAATTATGTCAATGTTATTAACTTATACAATTGGCAAACATGTTTTTCCCCATGCCTCAAAAATGATTAGACTAATGATCAGTGGCAAAACATGATGTTATTCACCTAATGCCATTTCTGAAGTGTTTTTGTGATTAGATTTGTGTCTGTGACAGCCTTGAGATGCTCTCTCTTTGGCACATTAGTTTAGCCGTTCCCTTGATCTTGACTGACGCAGTGAGTGGAAGACAAGATCTGATAAAGCTCTGATAAAGACACAGAGGGTCTTGTGATCTTGAGGTCCATCTCAACTCTGGGCTTAGAGCTGAAGTTTAATAGATGTGTGTCGCCAGCCAGAGATACAAACACAAGTCCTCGCTCACCTCCCTTGAACTGCTGCGTTTATACTCCTATTACGACTGAAAAAGTCAAGCCTATAATCAAAGACTTTGTGAGCTTTTTTGACTGGTTAAAGAGAGGAATAATCAGACAAACATGAGAGAGGGTTTAGCTTTATGGTGCCTTTGAACACACTAAAAGTGTTGAAATGAGTCCTTTTGAATACTAGacggtttgttttttttttttaacagggcTTTTGCTGGTGCCACCATACACGACTGCTTTAACTGGCTGTCTGTTCTGGTTCTGTTGCCCCTGGAGGTGGCAACTGGGCTACTGAGTACCTTGGCCAAGCTCACGGTGCATAGCCTCCATGTCCAGAGTGGAGAAGAAGCTCCTGAGCTGCTCAAAGTCATCACCCAACCTGTGACTAATTTCATCATTCAGGTGAGTCGTCCCTGCAGAGCCTGTTACTAAAGTCATCATTCGGTTAGACATCTAGTAAGTACTGAACCTGTTATTCAGATGAAACCGAATAAGGGAGAATTCCGGCGATTTTTCATGTAGATCtttgtttcttgaggtcactgagtactgttgGTACGAAAATACACCCtaggggcatgaacatgggagTTCATAAACATGTCCATcccagagtagcctactgtagctgcctggcctttagctgttggctgcagcagctCAAGCTAGGCAGCACCGATTGATTTTGGCGTTGTTTGTACTGACGGTACTCTGTGACCTTGAGAATCAGATATTTATGTGAAAAATCAAATTAGACATCACTTAACACATCACTAAATCCATCATTCAGGTAGAGATACCACTGAGCTTGTCAATAAACTCATTTTTCAGGTCATTCATCACTGAGTAGGCTAATCACATATATTCATAATTCAGAAGAGTACTTATAGCTTAGCATTAAGCACATAAATCATGCTATCACTGAGCACAATAATATCAACATCATCATTGGACTATAGAAACATGAGTCATCACTGATGCGGTTTGCTAAACTCATCATCAGGTAGTTAGCCTACTCCTAAGCTCCTCATGGTCTTCGCTAACTTTCTATAGGAGAGTTGTAAATATGTGAGCTAAACTGACTACATTTTGCTCTGTTACAGCTGGATAAATCTGTCGTCACAGGCATTGCTATGGGAGACCAGAGTATGAGGAACAGGAGTCTTGTGAAAGTTTGGTGCAAGACAGCCAGCACTGTCACCTCTGTGGTAATGACCTGTGCTAAATTTACCCTTTGGCAGACCACAACAAACTGTGTCAACTAAACAAAGATTATTTCATACTACATTTGAAAGCTTTGCAATAATGTTCCATCATTGGAATTTCATCATATTTTTACTGATATATAGACATATATGAAAATCATTTATATGTAAATGTTTCCATTGGAATGCAAACACAGATGCTGAGGCAATTTTCTCCCCGCTATTTAACAGTGGAGATGTAATGATTGCCTTTGCCTGCCTTGAAGGAAGAACATTATTGATATGATAATGTTTCATTAGCGGCCACTCAGACATCTTTCCTGTCATTCCcattgtctctgtctcactctccacAGAGCTCCTCAAACGTCACCGTAGTCACTGCCAGCAACTGCTCTTCTGCTATAGGCTGTTTACAAGAAAGCAATGTCACCTTGACAACAGAGAATATGACCTCCATTGTCAACATTGAGAAATGTGAGTTCCTGTCAAAGATGAATAACCTAATGAATAACCTTagtgtaaggtaaggtaaggtaaggtacttttatttatatagcgcattaaatgtgcactgagtgcagcccaaagcgctttacagaacacagagacagtgccgaaacggagtggcgtagtcgccagcgtacccatgacaacacaacaaacaaaacaaattcacaaaataacaagacaagatgccagacggagtggcgtaatcgccagcgtacccgtgacaccaagacatacaatacaagacatacaaacaaataaacaaatgttaaataaataataaaacaaacaaaaaacagaaaagtccacgtcaaCTTAGTCCAATCGACTGCACTCAAGTCCCAGGGCAATGAAGACGCACAGCCTAGCCTAGCTATCAGGCCAACCGAAGACGGCGCTAGACAGGCCGTCTGGAGAGCACCATGAAGCAGTAGGCCTAGCAGCAGAAGCACCAAGCAGTCCAAAGCTGTGAGCGACCCTGCAGATGAGCAATTCGGTGTATCAATGTAGAGTGGCATATATAACAGCTTCTATTGTTTACTAGGCAGAATCACTCCCTTTTAGTTGAAAGTACTTTTTGTTGGTCAAAACCAGTCTTCTCATGCTTTTTCACCTGAATGCTATTATgctctgtacagtacatgaccccCCATGTACTGTTCTCTACGCTCACAGATGCTTGTTTTCAGTTGGCCCGGCATGCGAAACATAATACCTTTAGCCTGGGCTGCTGATGGGAATcagtgcagacagagagactctGACTCACTTACTCCCCTTCCACCCCCAGGCAAGCACATATTCGTGGACACCCAGCTGTCGGACCTGGCCGTGGGGCTGATCCTGCTGGCCGGCTCCTTAACTGTGCTCTGcacctgcctgctgctgctcgtTAAGATTCTCAACTCGCTACTCCAGGGTCAGGTGGCAAAGGTCATCCAGGTCATCATTAACACAGGTATGAGCCCATCCATGTCAggaagagcagagcaggaagtgaGCATCAGAATTTCAAATGAGAGTTTGGATTTGTTTCTAAGGAGACACACCTGACAGTATTATCTACTTcctgtcatactgtatgtgaagccttcaaatgaacattattgcagtCAAACTGAATGTGCTTTATCTCTCTTTGGCAGACCCACCGTACCCTTTCGGCTGGTTGACTGGCTACCTGGCCATGTTTGTGGGGGCAGGCATGACATTTATTGTCCAGAGCAGTTCTGTGTTCACCTCTGCGATGACCCCACTCATAGGTCAGTTCAGTGTCCAAAACAGGTCGCCCCTTAGGATCCACTAATCTGGCAAACCTGCCATTCAATTGCTGACTCACAGCTTTCATGAAACCAATTACAAGAACTATTACAGACTGCTGTCTTCTTCGCTACTATTGTATATCAACACTAATTAATCAACGCTCATTAAATGAATGTGCTTTTTCAGTAGAGAGAATGTCTTTCAAGGCTTTTGTAGAGTCATGAAACAAATgggtttgaagacatttatctTCATAGTTACTAATGAATTTGCTCATGTAGTTCGTTTCGCTCCTCTGGTTAAACTTTGATCAGCAGGTGAGCCTGGGTGTTCAAACGAGCATTAACATCAAACAGCAGCCAACGTAAATGCGTAAAAGCTGTCATTTTTTTACAGTCTGTGCAAATGGATGTAAATTATTGACTGAGCGTTTAGGACCCGCTTATTATGCAAATGTGCTTCTTCAGGCGTGACTCACTAGCAGAGTTCTGCTGAGCTCTTCAAATGCGATGGCCGATGAACTGGGAGACCTGTCACGGAGAGCCATGTCAGGGCTCAGATCTGCCGCGCTGCTACCGCCACGCGTCTTTTCTCTCCTAAAGCACAGCGCTAAAACTAATGTTGCAGAGAGCAAATAAAAATCATGTCTTTGTCCTGATTCATTTGGACTGATTTGCGGCCAGGGCATGCAGTCAGCCTCGCTTTGTAAAGTTTAATGACGTACAGTGCTTCATAAGTTTGAGACTTTCCCGGAAATCATACGCATTGCAATAAATCCTGGGCATGAAAAGCTGAATGGTCTCAGCCCACTCTTAAGAGATTAACTTGCTGTTCTCTCAGGTATTGGAGTAATAAGTCTGGAGCGCGCCTACCCTCTCACGCTGGGCTCCAATATTGGCACGACCACCACAGCCATGCTCGCCGCCATGGCCAGCCCAGGGGATAAGCTGCCCGCTGCGTGCCAGGTATGGGGCACTGGGGCACACACATTACCCAGTCATATTATTGCTGTGGAGGGCTCAGGCATGAAGCTGTTGTGAGGTGATATGCTGCACTAATGTCTAATGatgctacacatacagtagagagCTGCCTGCAGTGGGTGTGTGGCTTGTTGGATGAAGATTAGAATGAATAGGGAGCAATTAAGGAACAAATGAGGGCAATTAAGGAACAAATGAGGGCAATTAAtgatgaatgaacaaatgctgTTTATTATATTTACACTTGCAAATGTATTTCCCACTATGTGGCTTCCACTTTTACAAGACAAATGTGTCAATAATAATGATCAGCTGCTGAGTAAGAGCACATCATTTCTATGGCATCTCCCACAGATCGCGCTGTGCCACCTGTTCTTCAACGTTTTCGGGATCCTGCTGTGGTACCCGGTGCCCCAGACGCGGCTGCCCATCCGCATGGCGTCCATGCTGGGCGAGAGGACGGCCAAGTACCGCTGGTTCGCCGTGCTGTACCTGGTGCTGTTCTTCCTGCTGCTGCCCTCGCTGGTGTTCGGGCTGTCGCTGGCGGGCTGGCGCGTGATGGCGGCGGTGGGCGCGCCCTTCCTCGGGGTCATGCTCTTCATCGGCCTGGTCAACCTGCTGCAGGCCCGCAGCCCCGGCCACCTGCCCACGCTGCTGCAGAGCTGGGACTTCCTGCCCCCCTGGATGCACTCGCTCAAGCCCCTGGACCGCGCCATCGCCAAGGCCACCGTGTGCTGCAGCCCCGCCAGGGCGGACCCGGAGGCGGTCGTCACGGTGACGCCAGAGCCTAAAACACCAGCGGAGCAGCAAGGGAGCTCGCCGGTGGCCTACGATAATCCTGCCCTCTCGTACCTGGAAGAGGTGCCCTCTCACCCGCGGGTATTTAAACTACGAGGCCTGGAGAGGTGCAACAGCACCCCCCTCTAGTGATGAGCCGCACACTGACTCAGAGCAGACAGCAGGGGGCCTCACCAGCGGCACTGAGGATTGTGAAGGTTGCTTTATTTTTCTGCTAGAATAGGAATTTAATGCTGATCAGGGATCAGGGATGTACTGTGGATGCTTGA encodes:
- the slc34a1a gene encoding sodium-dependent phosphate transport protein 2A; this encodes MASRPIRITTATGEPPINYKGDHWSGLKSRPGDAEEKVIGPTLDLIRNCEQVYKPSSTSSSDLKEEKDLSKQNDGRPGVSSSESAGDKPERSALSTFLVLLKIPQLLVLLFLFVCSLDVLSSAFQLAGGKVAGDIFQDNAILSNPVAGLVVGILVTVLVQSSSTSTSIVVSLVSSGLLEVSAAVPIIMGTNVGTSVTNTIVALMQAGERNEFKRAFAGATIHDCFNWLSVLVLLPLEVATGLLSTLAKLTVHSLHVQSGEEAPELLKVITQPVTNFIIQLDKSVVTGIAMGDQSMRNRSLVKVWCKTASTVTSVSSSNVTVVTASNCSSAIGCLQESNVTLTTENMTSIVNIEKCKHIFVDTQLSDLAVGLILLAGSLTVLCTCLLLLVKILNSLLQGQVAKVIQVIINTDPPYPFGWLTGYLAMFVGAGMTFIVQSSSVFTSAMTPLIGIGVISLERAYPLTLGSNIGTTTTAMLAAMASPGDKLPAACQIALCHLFFNVFGILLWYPVPQTRLPIRMASMLGERTAKYRWFAVLYLVLFFLLLPSLVFGLSLAGWRVMAAVGAPFLGVMLFIGLVNLLQARSPGHLPTLLQSWDFLPPWMHSLKPLDRAIAKATVCCSPARADPEAVVTVTPEPKTPAEQQGSSPVAYDNPALSYLEEVPSHPRVFKLRGLERCNSTPL